Proteins encoded together in one Oceanobacillus iheyensis HTE831 window:
- a CDS encoding acylphosphatase produces MRHIKVNVKGQVQGVGFRYFTQQAATENAIVGWVRNEDDGSVLIEAQGEDKNVDAFLNEVEKGPTKFARVQDMEVKELAEDTELTKFEVKY; encoded by the coding sequence GTGAGACATATAAAAGTAAATGTAAAAGGACAAGTGCAGGGCGTCGGATTTCGTTATTTTACACAGCAAGCAGCGACAGAAAATGCTATTGTCGGATGGGTGAGAAATGAAGATGACGGCAGTGTGCTTATCGAGGCCCAAGGCGAAGATAAAAACGTAGATGCTTTCTTAAACGAAGTAGAAAAAGGCCCCACTAAGTTTGCTAGAGTTCAAGATATGGAAGTAAAGGAGCTAGCAGAAGACACTGAGCTTACCAAGTTTGAAGTAAAATATTAA